The sequence TCGAGTTCGCCGACAAGATCCCGCTCAAGACCCGCTACCAGGAGCGGGGCGTGCGGGTGGTGCCGGGCGCCTCGGCCCGCTGGGGCAGCTACCAGGCCCCCGGCGTGGTGATGATGCCCAGCTACGTGAACATCGGAGCCTGGGTGGGTGCCAACACGATGGTGGACACCTGGGCGACGGTGGGGTCGTGCGCCCAGATCGGCCGCAACGTGCACCTGTCCGGCGGGGTCGGAATCGGCGGCGTGCTGGAGCCCCCGCAGGCCGTGCCGGTCTTCGTGGGCGACGAGTGCCTCATCGGCAGCCGCTGCATCGTGGCCGACGGGGCGCGGGTCGGCGAGGGCACCGTGCTGGGCGCCGGCTGCATCCTCACCGGATCCATCCCGGTTATCGACGCCGCCACCGGCGAGGAGCTGGGCCGCGGCACCGTGCCGCCGTGGTGCGTGGCGGTTTCGGGAACCCGGCCGCGCACCTTCACCGGCGGGGAGTTCGGCCTGCCCTGCGTGCTGGTGGTCAAGCGTCTCAACCCGGGTGAGCGCCACGACAAGTCGGTCCTGAACGACGTGCTGCGCGACCACGGGGCGGCCACCTGAGCGAGCGAGAGGACGCGCTGTGAACGCTGCCGCGCCGCCGGTGGATCTGCTGGCGCTGACCGCGGAGTTGATCGGCATCCCGTCGGTCAGCCTCGCCGAGCGCCGGATGGCCGACCGGGTGGAGGCCTGGTGCAGTGAGCACCCATGGCTCGAGGTCACCCGCATCGGCGACAACGTGGTGGCGCGCACCGCCGGCGGCCGTGACCTGCGGCTGCTCGTGGCAGGGCACCTCGACACCGTGCCCCCCAACGGCAACAGCGAGCCGATCCTGGAGGGCGACCGGGTTACCGGCCTGGGGGCCTCCGACATGAAGGGCGGCCTGGCGGTCATGCTGGCCCTCGCCGCGGGACACCCCGACCCGGCCATCGACGTGACCTACGTGTGGTACGCCGCCGAGGAGATCTCCCGGGAGCACAGCGGCCTGCTCCAGGTGGAGGCGGCGCGACCCGACCTGCTGGAAGCCGACGCGGCGGTGCTCGGCGAGCCCACGGGAGCGACGCCCGAGGCGGGCTGCCAGGGCACGATGCACCTGCGGGTCACCCTGCGCGGCGAGCGGGCGCACACCGCTCGGCCCTGGATGGGGCGCAACGCCATCCACCGGCTGGCGGATCTGCTGGCGGCGCTGCGGGGCTATCAACCGCGGCGGCCGGTGATCGACGGCTGCCAGTTCGCCGAGGCGCTGCAGGCCACGTCGGTCTCCGGTGGCGTGGCGGGCAACGTGGTGCCCGACGAGGCGGTCCTGATCGTGAACCACCGCTTCGCCCCCGACCGCACGGCGGGCCAGGCCGAGGAGCACCTGCGGGAAGTGCTCGGCCCTCACGTCGCCGAGGGCGACGGGCTGGATCTGGTGGAGATGGCGCCGGCGGCGGCGCCGCACCTGGACCATCCGCTGCTGGCGGCCCTCGCGGCGGCAGGTGGCGGGGCGGCGGCGGTGCGTGCCAAGTTGGGATGGACCGACGCGGCGTTCTTCGCCGAGCGCGGCGTGCCTGCGCTGAACTTCGGGCCCGGCGACGCCACACTGGCCCACACGGCGGGGGAGTACGTGACCCGC comes from bacterium and encodes:
- a CDS encoding 2,3,4,5-tetrahydropyridine-2,6-dicarboxylate N-succinyltransferase — protein: MIYRADLKARIGELWAGRATLSAGDAAARRTVHEAIDLLDVGEVRVAEMASNGDVVVHEWLKQAILLLFKLSEMETTELGPFEFADKIPLKTRYQERGVRVVPGASARWGSYQAPGVVMMPSYVNIGAWVGANTMVDTWATVGSCAQIGRNVHLSGGVGIGGVLEPPQAVPVFVGDECLIGSRCIVADGARVGEGTVLGAGCILTGSIPVIDAATGEELGRGTVPPWCVAVSGTRPRTFTGGEFGLPCVLVVKRLNPGERHDKSVLNDVLRDHGAAT
- the dapE gene encoding succinyl-diaminopimelate desuccinylase → MNAAAPPVDLLALTAELIGIPSVSLAERRMADRVEAWCSEHPWLEVTRIGDNVVARTAGGRDLRLLVAGHLDTVPPNGNSEPILEGDRVTGLGASDMKGGLAVMLALAAGHPDPAIDVTYVWYAAEEISREHSGLLQVEAARPDLLEADAAVLGEPTGATPEAGCQGTMHLRVTLRGERAHTARPWMGRNAIHRLADLLAALRGYQPRRPVIDGCQFAEALQATSVSGGVAGNVVPDEAVLIVNHRFAPDRTAGQAEEHLREVLGPHVAEGDGLDLVEMAPAAAPHLDHPLLAALAAAGGGAAAVRAKLGWTDAAFFAERGVPALNFGPGDATLAHTAGEYVTRDSLETVYGVLAAAISGAAR